In one Umezawaea sp. Da 62-37 genomic region, the following are encoded:
- a CDS encoding DUF4342 domain-containing protein, protein MATRPEALGRPDVRTVVLKDHDGYPVVEIPLIACVLAAAVAPVPTAIGALAALANDWSIGVEHEHPT, encoded by the coding sequence ATGGCCACCAGGCCGGAAGCACTCGGCAGACCGGACGTCCGCACGGTCGTGCTCAAGGACCACGACGGCTACCCGGTGGTCGAGATCCCCCTCATCGCCTGTGTCCTGGCGGCCGCCGTCGCTCCCGTGCCCACCGCGATCGGAGCTCTCGCGGCGCTCGCCAACGACTGGTCCATCGGCGTCGAGCACGAACACCCCACCTGA